One region of Primulina tabacum isolate GXHZ01 chromosome 1, ASM2559414v2, whole genome shotgun sequence genomic DNA includes:
- the LOC142520972 gene encoding uncharacterized protein LOC142520972 has translation MEADFWRQKAACHWLEDGERNTKLFHNMVKKKRVANKIFRIWDNGVCLTSPELIQQSGASFFQHLLTGDPSALASPDFSGFPSVISAVENEGIVATPSLEEVRATVFSIHPDSVAGPDGFSSAFFQHCWEIVHQDVFDAVLDFFRGSPLPQGFTATTITLIPKVAGAHAWSDFRPISLCNVTNKIISKLLYSRLRVVAERLISPNQSGFVPGRMISDNILLAQELTHSLTLPTRGGNVILKLDMAKAYDRVQWPFLFEVLRHFGFSERVVEMVSACVSHCHFSVNINGSLSGFFGSTRGLRQGDPLSPMLFILGAEYLSRGLDRLYLQHPELRYRSGCDILISHLAYADDVIIFANGGSRSLRRLMGLLHHYENCSGQLVNAVKSSVILPPRCSERLRSRILRITRFAEGHLPLKYLGVPLFRGNRVCSLFEHLLQSVRRKLEGWEIRTLSPGSRITLIRSVLLSMPIYLFQVVQPPLAVMEKLELVFNAFLWGSRTLEKKWHWAKWSRACLPVMEGGLGFRRLKDLVDSFSIKLWFRFRQGSSLWARFLLRKYCQMDAPASVLPRGLISPTWRRLLRIRPRAEPGIRWRVGLGDVSFWDDIWFGDTALSSQCEVRGGRAVRVFHFLSEGAWDFDLLCAVVAPSVAEAITLTPIAFGEPDLALWIHSSDGAFSIRSAWELVRLRDPVSDILTPCWGRWLRPTMSFFLWRFWHQWLPLDDMLQRRGFELASRCQCCDMSETFTHVFIDGPIARYVWHFFGAIFRVRIPCTGDLRLFLSAWKRNLHWAPGGHVKEFLPFIVLWFLWMARNDAKHRQLRISGETVKSQILSYLRLAHAAFIVKPKHWLGAFEAARSLGIFVAFQRTHRLAIVRWLCPPPGCFKLNVDGSSRGNPGESSVGGVVRDSSGRVVLSFSEFIGVGTNVRAELWAVWRGLLICSDLGLFPLWVETDSQISLQILRSRRCHWDLHHTVTRILFLLRGRAVHFSHIFREGNSVADALAARAHTIRVLSLWSALFLWIWVDSRTFSIGAFIWTTLFSGGRSLQASPWPPLSIFCVLLPGFMVALDDLSQWFLWPRAPFMSGFICSLLLLRALVALHVISWLPLISTFQSRLDL, from the exons atggaggcggatttttggagaCAGAAAGCTGCTTGCCACtggttagaggatggtgagaggaacaccaaactctttcacAACATGGTGAAGAAGAAAAGGGTGGCGAATAAGATTTTCCGCATCTGGGATAATGGGGTAtgcctgacgtctcctgagTTGATTCAGCAGTCGGGAGCCTCGTTTTTCCAGCATTTGCTTACTGGTGACCCCTCTGCGCTTGCgagtcctgatttttcgggctTCCCCTCCGTTATCTCTGCTGTGGAGAATGAGGGTATTGTTGCGACCCCTTCTTTGGAGGAGGTTCGTGCGACCGTCTTCTCCATACATCCTGATAGTGTGGCTGGGCCTGATGGCTTCTCCTCggcgttctttcagcattgtTGGGAGATTgttcatcaggatgtttttgatgcTGTCCTGGATTTTTTCAGGGGTTCTCCCCTCCCCCAGGGTTTTACCGCCACCACAATCACTCTGATCCCCAAAGTCGCGGGTGCTCATGCTTGGTCGGACTTCCGTCCGATTAGTCTGTGCAATGTCACTAATAAGATCATCTCTAAGCTGTTGTACTCTCGGCTGAGGGTTGTGGCGGAGAGACTTATTTCaccgaatcagagtggcttcgttCCGGGTCGGATGATCTCCGATAATATTCTCCTAgcccaggagctcactcacagtCTCACTCTCCCCACTCGTGGCGGTAATGTTATcctgaagttggatatggccaaggcctatgaCAGGGTCCAGTGGCCTTTCCTCTTCGAGGTTTTGAGACACTTTGGTTTCTCGGAGCGGGTTGTGGAGATGGTCTCGGCTTGCGTatctcattgtcatttctccgtgaacatCAATGGCTCTCTCTCGGGGTTCTTTGGTTCCACTAGAGGCCTCAGACAGGGCGATCCCTTGTCCCCCATgcttttcattttgggggcggagTACCTATCGCGCGGCCTTGACCGCctctacctgcagcatcctgAGCTCAGGTACCGCTCTGGTTGTGATATCCTGATTTCCCATCTGGCTTAtgctgatgatgtcattattttcgccaatggtgggtctcgtAGTTTGCGGCGCCTTATGGGTTTACTGCATCATTATGAGAATTGTTCGGGTCAGCTGGTGAACGCTGTGAAAAGTTCTGTTATCTTGCCTCCGAGGTGTTCTGAGCGACTTCGCTCTCGGATTTTGCGCATCACCAGGTTTGCGGAGGGTCATTtgcccctcaagtacctcggagtCCCCTTGTTTAGGGGTAACCGAGTATGTTCCCTTTTTGAGCACCTCCTACAAtctgttcgtaggaagttagagggttgggagatcCGGACGCTCTCTCCGGGTAGCCGCATAACCCTTATCCGCAGTgtgctcctctccatgccgatttatctgtttcaggtggtACAGCCACCGcttgctgtcatggagaagcttgagcTGGTTTTCAACGCTTTTCTCTGGGGGTCGCGGACACTGGAGAAGAAATGGCACTGGGCCAAGTGGTCTCGAGCCTGTCTCCCAGTGATGGAGGGtggtcttggcttccgcagattgaaagatctggtGGATAGCTTTTCTATTAAGTTGTGGTTCCGGTTTCGGCAGGGCTCCTCTCTctgggcgagattccttttACGGAAGTATTGCCAGATGGATGCTCCTGCCTCTGTTCTCCCTCGTGGTTTAATATCCCCCACCTGGCGTCGTCTCCTACGGATCAGACCTCGCGCCGAGCCCGGCATTCGCTGGCGCGTTGGCCTTGGAGACGTGTCCTTTTGGGATGACATATGGTTTGGGGATACTGCTCTGTCCAGCCAGTGTGAGGTCCGTGGGGGCCGTGCTGTTCGGGTTTTTCACTTTTTGTCTGAGGGGGCTTgggatttcgatcttctttgcgCTGTGGTGGCCCCTTCTGTTGCTGAGGCGATTACTTTGACCCCGATTGCCTTTGGCGAGCCTGATTTGGCGCTTTGGATTCACAGTTCTGACGGTGCTTTTTCGATTAGGTCTGCTTGGGAGCTTGTCCGATTGAGAGACCCTGTTTCTGATATCTTGACTCCTTGTTGGGGCCGTTGGTTGAGGCCCACGATGTCTTTttttctttggagattttggcatcagtggctcccgtTGGATGATATGCTCCAACGTCGTGGCTTTGAGTTGGCTTCTCGAtgccagtgttgtgatatgtcggAGACATTTACACATGTCTTCATTGATGGCCCGATAGCCCGTTATGTCTGGCATTTCTTTGGGGCCATATTTCGTGTCCGGATCCCCTGCACAGGGGATCTCAGGTTGTTCCTTAGCGCTTGGAAGAGAAATCTTCATTGGGCACCTGGGGGCCACGTCAAGGAGTTTCTGCCCTTCattgttttgtggtttctctggatGGCTCGTaatgatgcgaagcaccgtCAGTTGCGTATTTCTGGGGAGACTGTGaagtctcagattttgtcttatcTGCGTCTTGCCCATGCTGCTTTCATTGTTAAGCCCAAGCACTGGCTTGGTgcctttgaggcggcgagatcGCTGGGAATTTTTGTTGCCTTTCAGCGGACCCATAGGTTAGCGATTGTCCGGTGGCTCTGTCCACCACCTGGGTGCTTTAAGCTGAATGTTGATGGGAGTTCGAGGGGCAATCCTGGGGAGTCGTCTGTCGGTGGTGTTGTGCGTGATTCTTCTGGCAGGGTGGTGCTCTCCTTCAGCGAGTTTATCGGAGTCGGGACCAATGTCCGGGCggagctttgggcggtttggaggggcCTTCTTATCTGTTCCGATCTCGGTCTTTTTCCCCTTTGGGTTGAGACCGATTCTCAGATTTCTCTTCAGATCCTGCGTTCTCGTCGGTGTCATTGGGACCTTCATCATACAGTCACTCGGATTCTGTTTCTTTTGAGGGGGCGGGCGGTTCATTTTTCACATATTTTTCGGGAGGGaaattcggtggcggatgcgttggcggcgagggctcatACCATTAGG GTACTGTCTCTTTGGAGtgctttgtttctttggatctGGGTGGACTCTCGCACCTTCTCCATTGGTGCTTTTATTTGGACCACCCTGTTCTCTGGCGGTCGCTctctgcaggcttctccttggCCGCCGCTTTCTATATTTTGTGTTCTCTTGCCGGGTTTTATGGTGGCTTTGGATGATCTCTCTCAGTGGTTTCTCTGGCCCAGAGCTCCATTCATGTCGGGATTTATATGTTCTCTGCTTTTGCTACGTGCATTGGTGGCTCTCCATGTTATCTCTTGGCTACCTCTTATATCAACGTTCCAGTCACGCTTGGATTTATGA
- the LOC142520962 gene encoding uncharacterized protein LOC142520962, which produces MEADFWRQKTACHWLEDGERNTKLFHNMVKKKRVANKIFRIWDNGVCLTSPELIQQSGASFFQHLLTGDPSALASPDFSGFPSVISAVENEGIVATPSLEEVRATVFSIHPDSVAGPDGFSSAFFQHCWEIVHQDVFDAVLDFFRGSPLPQGFTATTITLIPKVAGAHAWSDFRPISLCNVTNKIISKLLYSRLRVVAERLISPNQSGFVPGRMISDNILLAQELTHSLTLPTRGGNVILKLDMAKAYDRVQWPFLFEVLRHFGFSERVVEMVSGCISHCHFSVNINGSLSGFFGSTRGLRQGDPLSPMLFILGAEYLSRGLDRLYLQHPELRYRSGCDILISHLAYADDVIIFANGGSRSLRRLMGLLHHYENCSGQLVNAVKSSVILPPRCSERLRSRILRITRFAEGHLPLKYLGVPLFRGNQVCSLFEHLLQSVRRKLEGWEIRTLSPGSRITLIRSVLLSMPIYLFQVVQPPLAVMEKLELVFNAFLWGSRTLEKKWHWAKWSRACLPVMEGGLGFRRLKDLVDSFSIKLWFRFRQGSSLWARFLLRKYCQMDAPASVLPRGLISPTWRRLLRIRPRAEPGIRWRVGLGDVSFWDDIWFGDTALSSQCEVRGGRAVRVFHFLSEGAWDFDLLCAVVAPSVAEAITLTPIAFGEPDLALWIHSSDGAFSIRSAWELVRLRDPVSDILTPCWGRWLRPTMSFFLWRFWHQWLPLDDMLQRRGFELASRCQCCDMSETFTHVFIDGPIARYVWHFFGAIFRVRIPCTGDLRLFLSAWKRNLHWAPGGHVKEFLPFIVLWFLWMARNDAKHRQLRISGETVKSQILSYLRLAHAAFIVKPKHWLGAFEAARSLGIFVAFQRTHRLAIVRWLCPPPGCFKLNVDGSSRGNPGESSVGGVVRDSSGRVVLSFSEFIGVGTNVRAELWAVWRGLLICSDLGLFPLWVETDSQISLQILRSRRCHWDLHHTVTRILFLLRGRAVHFSHIFREGNSVADALAARAHTIRVLSLWSALFLWIWVDSRTFSIGAFIWTTLFSGGRSLQASPWPPLSIFCVLLPGFMVALDDLSQWFLWPRAPFMSGFICSLLLLRALVALHVISWLPLISTFQSRLDL; this is translated from the exons atggaggcggatttttggagaCAGAAAACTGCTTGCCACtggttagaggatggtgagaggaacaccaaactctttcacAACATGGTGAAGAAGAAAAGGGTGGCGAATAAGATTTTCCGCATCTGGGATAATGGGGTAtgcctgacgtctcctgagTTGATTCAGCAGTCGGGAGCCTCGTTTTTCCAGCATTTGCTTACTGGTGACCCCTCTGCGCTTGCgagtcctgatttttcgggctTCCCCTCCGTTATCTCTGCTGTGGAGAATGAGGGTATTGTTGCGACCCCTTCTTTGGAGGAGGTTCGTGCGACCGTCTTCTCCATACATCCTGATAGTGTGGCTGGGCCTGATGGCTTCTCCTCggcgttctttcagcattgtTGGGAGATTgttcatcaggatgtttttgatgcTGTCCTGGATTTTTTCAGGGGTTCTCCCCTCCCCCAGGGTTTTACCGCCACCACAATCACTCTGATCCCCAAAGTCGCGGGTGCTCATGCTTGGTCGGACTTCCGTCCGATTAGTCTGTGCAATGTCACTAATAAGATCATCTCTAAGCTGTTGTACTCTCGGCTGAGGGTTGTGGCGGAGAGACTTATTTCaccgaatcagagtggcttcgttCCGGGTCGGATGATCTCCGATAATATTCTCCTAgcccaggagctcactcacagtCTCACTCTCCCCACTCGTGGCGGTAATGTTATcctgaagttggatatggccaaggcctatgaCAGGGTCCAGTGGCCTTTCCTCTTCGAGGTTTTGAGACACTTTGGTTTCTCGGAGCGGGTTGTGGAGATGGTCTCGGGTTGCATatctcattgtcatttctccgtgaacatCAATGGCTCTCTCTCGGGGTTCTTTGGTTCCACTAGAGGCCTCAGACAGGGCGATCCCTTGTCCCCCATgcttttcattttgggggcggagTACCTATCGCGCGGCCTTGACCGCctctacctgcagcatcctgAGCTCAGGTACCGCTCTGGTTGTGATATCCTGATTTCCCATCTGGCTTAtgctgatgatgtcattattttcgccaatggtgggtctcgtAGTTTGCGGCGCCTTATGGGTTTACTGCATCATTATGAGAATTGTTCGGGTCAGCTGGTGAACGCTGTGAAAAGTTCTGTTATCTTGCCTCCGAGGTGTTCTGAGCGACTTCGCTCTCGGATTTTGCGCATCACCAGGTTTGCGGAGGGTCATTtgcccctcaagtacctcggagtCCCCTTGTTTAGGGGTAACCAAGTATGTTCCCTTTTTGAGCACCTCCTACAAtctgttcgtaggaagttagagggttgggagatcCGGACGCTCTCTCCGGGTAGCCGCATAACCCTTATCCGCAGTgtgctcctctccatgccgatttatctgtttcaggtggtACAGCCACCGcttgctgtcatggagaagcttgagcTGGTTTTCAACGCTTTTCTCTGGGGGTCGCGGACACTGGAGAAGAAATGGCACTGGGCCAAGTGGTCTCGAGCCTGTCTCCCAGTGATGGAGGGtggtcttggcttccgcagattgaaagatctggtGGATAGCTTTTCTATTAAGTTGTGGTTCCGGTTTCGGCAGGGCTCCTCTCTctgggcgagattccttttACGGAAGTATTGCCAGATGGATGCTCCTGCCTCTGTTCTCCCTCGTGGTTTAATATCCCCCACCTGGCGTCGTCTCCTACGGATCAGACCTCGCGCCGAGCCCGGCATTCGCTGGCGCGTTGGCCTTGGAGACGTGTCCTTTTGGGATGACATATGGTTTGGGGATACTGCTCTGTCCAGCCAGTGTGAGGTCCGTGGGGGCCGTGCTGTTCGGGTTTTTCACTTTTTGTCTGAGGGGGCTTgggatttcgatcttctttgcgCTGTGGTGGCCCCTTCTGTTGCTGAGGCGATTACTTTGACCCCGATTGCCTTTGGCGAGCCTGATTTGGCGCTTTGGATTCACAGTTCTGACGGTGCTTTTTCGATTAGGTCTGCTTGGGAGCTTGTCCGATTGAGAGACCCTGTTTCTGATATCTTGACTCCTTGTTGGGGCCGTTGGTTGAGGCCCACGATGTCTTTttttctttggagattttggcatcagtggctcccgtTGGATGATATGCTCCAACGTCGTGGCTTTGAGTTGGCTTCTCGAtgccagtgttgtgatatgtcggAGACATTTACACATGTCTTCATTGATGGCCCGATAGCCCGTTATGTCTGGCATTTCTTTGGGGCCATATTTCGTGTCCGGATCCCCTGCACAGGGGATCTCAGGTTGTTCCTTAGCGCTTGGAAGAGAAATCTTCATTGGGCACCTGGGGGCCACGTCAAGGAGTTTCTGCCCTTCattgttttgtggtttctctggatGGCTCGTaatgatgcgaagcaccgtCAGTTGCGTATTTCTGGGGAGACTGTGaagtctcagattttgtcttatcTGCGTCTTGCCCATGCTGCTTTCATTGTTAAGCCCAAGCACTGGCTTGGTgcctttgaggcggcgagatcGCTGGGAATTTTTGTTGCCTTTCAGCGGACCCATAGGTTAGCGATTGTCCGGTGGCTCTGTCCACCACCTGGGTGCTTTAAGCTGAATGTTGATGGGAGTTCGAGGGGCAATCCTGGGGAGTCGTCTGTCGGTGGTGTTGTGCGTGATTCTTCTGGCAGGGTGGTGCTCTCCTTCAGCGAGTTTATCGGAGTCGGGACCAATGTCCGGGCggagctttgggcggtttggaggggcCTTCTTATCTGTTCCGATCTCGGTCTTTTTCCCCTTTGGGTTGAGACCGATTCTCAGATTTCTCTTCAGATCCTGCGTTCTCGTCGGTGTCATTGGGACCTTCATCATACAGTCACTCGGATTCTGTTTCTTTTGAGGGGGCGGGCGGTTCATTTTTCACATATTTTTCGGGAGGGaaattcggtggcggatgcgttggcggcgagggctcatACCATTAGG GTACTGTCTCTTTGGAGtgctttgtttctttggatctGGGTGGACTCTCGCACCTTCTCCATTGGTGCTTTTATTTGGACCACCCTGTTCTCTGGCGGTCGCTctctgcaggcttctccttggCCGCCGCTTTCTATATTTTGTGTTCTCTTGCCGGGTTTTATGGTGGCTTTGGATGATCTCTCTCAGTGGTTTCTCTGGCCCAGAGCTCCATTCATGTCGGGATTTATATGTTCTCTGCTTTTGCTACGTGCATTGGTGGCTCTCCATGTTATCTCTTGGCTACCTCTTATATCAACGTTCCAGTCACGCTTGGATTTATGA